In Flavobacterium sp. CBA20B-1, one DNA window encodes the following:
- a CDS encoding dihydroorotase, which produces MSTLLIKNGTIVNEGTVFKADILIENEMISKIDTQITTDADQVIDATGLHIFPGVIDDQVHFREPGLTHKGNIATESKAAIAGGVTSFIEQPNTVPNAVTQEILEQKYQIAAETSYANYSFMMGGTNDNLAEILKTNPRNVAGIKLFLGSSTGNMLVDNEEVLEKIFSSTKMLIAVHCEDEQTIRENLAKAKQQFGEDIPVSQHPVIRSAEACYKSSSKAIELAKKTGARLHIFHISTGIETDLFRNDIPLEEKMITAEVCVHHLLFSDEDYQTKGNFIKWNPAVKSAADREKIWEALLDDRIDVIATDHAPHTLEEKSQKYAQAPSGGPLVQHSLITMIEFAKAGKISLEKVAQKMMHNPAILFKIEKRGFVKEGFFADLALVDLNADQWMVTKENVVAKCGWSPLEGKTFTTKVVSTILNGNVVMENGIISEKRFGKRLLFNR; this is translated from the coding sequence ATGAGTACGCTGTTAATTAAAAATGGAACAATAGTAAACGAAGGAACTGTTTTCAAAGCCGATATATTAATCGAAAATGAAATGATTTCTAAAATTGATACCCAAATTACCACTGATGCCGATCAAGTGATTGATGCTACTGGTTTGCATATTTTCCCGGGTGTTATAGACGATCAGGTGCATTTTCGCGAACCCGGTTTAACACACAAAGGAAACATTGCGACTGAATCGAAAGCAGCGATTGCTGGTGGTGTCACTTCATTTATCGAACAACCAAACACGGTTCCAAACGCTGTGACTCAAGAAATTTTAGAACAAAAATATCAAATTGCTGCCGAAACTTCCTATGCCAATTATTCGTTTATGATGGGCGGAACCAACGATAATTTAGCAGAAATCTTAAAGACAAATCCGCGAAACGTGGCCGGAATTAAACTTTTTTTAGGATCATCTACCGGTAATATGTTGGTTGATAACGAAGAAGTGCTTGAAAAAATCTTTTCATCAACCAAAATGCTTATCGCAGTGCATTGCGAAGACGAGCAAACCATTCGCGAAAACCTTGCAAAAGCAAAACAGCAATTTGGAGAAGACATTCCCGTAAGCCAACATCCGGTGATTCGCAGCGCCGAAGCTTGTTATAAATCATCATCAAAGGCAATTGAATTGGCTAAGAAAACAGGCGCACGTTTGCATATTTTTCACATCAGCACCGGTATAGAAACCGATTTGTTTAGAAACGACATTCCTTTGGAAGAAAAAATGATTACTGCCGAAGTTTGTGTGCATCATTTATTATTTTCAGATGAAGATTACCAAACCAAAGGCAATTTCATTAAATGGAATCCGGCAGTGAAATCGGCAGCAGACCGTGAAAAAATCTGGGAGGCTTTGTTAGACGATCGTATCGATGTGATTGCAACGGATCACGCGCCTCACACTTTAGAAGAAAAATCACAGAAGTATGCACAAGCACCATCGGGTGGACCTTTGGTTCAGCATTCATTGATAACCATGATAGAATTTGCCAAAGCAGGTAAAATTTCATTGGAAAAAGTGGCTCAAAAAATGATGCATAATCCGGCAATTTTGTTTAAAATTGAGAAAAGAGGTTTTGTAAAAGAAGGCTTTTTTGCCGATTTGGCTTTGGTGGATCTTAACGCAGACCAATGGATGGTTACCAAAGAAAATGTTGTAGCAAAATGCGGTTGGTCGCCTTTAGAAGGAAAAACGTTTACCACAAAAGTTGTATCCACTATTCTAAACGGTAATGTGGTAATGGAAAATGGTATCATTAGCGAAAAACGCTTTGGTAAACGATTGTTATTCAACAGATAA
- a CDS encoding DUF4271 domain-containing protein, with product MYFFLNVVFLIKLEGFIRYKISIFTPVMEIDFLQRNISSIDWVTVLVVAAFAAIVITRITFPNRFSDFAKLAFSNKYLSTYRDSNNMKSGFTISMFFVQMVSLSLFVHYIISLTGLSELSYFPTYLRILSILLFFVLVKYFIEKIIAVCFNMEEFAEQYNLVKVSYRSYLGLLLLPVVAILFYNRFSFDYFIWIVSGVFVLFNAILFLLLLKNYQKVFSQFLFYFILYLCTFEIAPYIIMYHWFVISKT from the coding sequence ATGTACTTTTTTTTAAATGTAGTTTTCTTAATAAAATTAGAAGGTTTTATTCGATATAAAATTAGTATTTTTACGCCGGTTATGGAAATAGATTTTTTACAAAGGAACATTTCGTCGATAGACTGGGTAACGGTGCTGGTTGTGGCTGCCTTTGCCGCTATTGTTATTACCCGAATTACGTTTCCAAACCGGTTCAGCGATTTTGCAAAACTGGCGTTTTCGAACAAATATCTTTCCACGTATCGCGATTCCAACAACATGAAAAGCGGCTTCACCATAAGTATGTTTTTTGTGCAAATGGTATCGCTAAGTCTTTTTGTGCATTACATTATAAGCCTTACTGGTTTATCTGAGCTTAGTTATTTTCCTACCTATTTGCGTATTCTAAGCATTCTTTTGTTTTTTGTGCTAGTAAAATATTTTATTGAAAAAATCATTGCGGTTTGTTTTAATATGGAAGAATTTGCAGAACAATACAATTTGGTCAAGGTAAGTTATCGTTCCTATTTAGGATTATTGCTGCTTCCTGTCGTAGCCATTCTGTTTTACAACCGATTTTCATTTGATTATTTCATATGGATTGTATCAGGGGTTTTCGTGCTTTTTAATGCCATTTTGTTTCTTCTTCTCTTAAAAAATTATCAAAAAGTATTTAGTCAGTTTTTGTTTTATTTTATTTTGTATCTTTGCACCTTTGAAATAGCACCGTATATAATCATGTACCATTGGTTTGTTATTTCTAAAACATAA
- a CDS encoding TonB-dependent receptor gives MRLLLTIVLCMLGYGAFAQYQLSGVVKNVDGKSIPNSHVDLSSSCVDTDVSGYFQFTNLNSGTYTLKVSADGYGVYQEKIQLHQSKQITIVLNEEETLETVVIHTAQQKAYNQQKVTQKYLQDNYSNSLAKTLSNVVGLDAVTVGSQTAKPMMRGLGFTRLAVTENGIKQEGQQWGADHGLEIGALTTESVEVIKGVGTITHGSDAIAGVIEVNNEIIPTDGFKAQYLTTAQSVNKSWANALNMSYKKGQHFYKLKTSYTTFADFEVPVDEIRYLGTKIPLTNGNMTNTAGNELSVYGQWGYLKDDFQSILSISQFQNKSGFFAGAHGIPSVNDAKPDGNNRNIGMPYQQVNHTKVTYHAKWMNTHSIWDFKFGFQRNHRQEYSLFHSHYSDQVPPEIDPNLELDFKLNTLNAELSYKKDWLLDHTTILGVQTQYQTNDIAGYSYLMPEYDRWNIGFFGKHNLDLATDWRLELGARYDVAHVKVVGFFDEVLFDYLSQRGTPEDQALQNAQRAVPLSKDFSRGNVAFGVSHQISEDWDATFTIASNFRFPTAMELSSNGIHHGAFRHEQGNPNLDVEKGWAFDLSQHFHKNNFKINASAYLYYFTNYIFLKPTGAFSILPHGGQLYKYDQSKAMLTGLEVDAHYQWNKFGFQAQAAYLYNKQISDSGVDYPLPFSTPINGQFNVQYRLKDGSLLQQNAFQIGTKTALQQNRIAQNEEVTPGYTIANAQFSSALNFKGFKPQIRLQVNNVFNTVYYHHNSFYRALDIPEFGRNIQIFITIPI, from the coding sequence ATGCGTTTATTATTAACGATTGTTTTGTGTATGTTGGGCTATGGCGCTTTTGCACAATATCAATTATCGGGTGTTGTGAAAAATGTTGATGGCAAAAGCATACCAAACAGTCATGTTGATTTAAGTAGTAGTTGTGTGGATACTGATGTTTCTGGATATTTTCAATTCACCAATCTTAATAGCGGAACTTATACCTTAAAGGTTTCGGCAGATGGGTATGGTGTTTATCAGGAGAAAATTCAGTTGCATCAATCCAAACAAATCACCATTGTTTTAAACGAAGAAGAAACTTTGGAAACTGTTGTAATTCATACCGCACAGCAAAAAGCTTACAATCAGCAAAAAGTTACACAGAAATATCTTCAGGATAATTACAGCAACAGTTTGGCAAAAACCTTGTCAAACGTTGTTGGGTTAGATGCCGTTACCGTTGGTTCGCAAACCGCAAAACCTATGATGCGCGGTTTGGGATTCACCCGTTTGGCTGTTACCGAAAACGGTATTAAACAGGAAGGACAGCAATGGGGCGCCGATCACGGTTTGGAAATTGGCGCTTTAACCACAGAAAGTGTTGAGGTTATTAAAGGTGTGGGCACTATCACGCACGGGTCGGACGCGATTGCGGGTGTGATAGAAGTTAACAACGAAATAATTCCAACCGATGGTTTTAAGGCACAATATCTTACAACGGCTCAAAGTGTAAACAAATCGTGGGCAAATGCACTGAATATGTCATACAAAAAAGGGCAACATTTTTACAAATTAAAAACATCATACACCACATTTGCCGATTTTGAAGTTCCGGTTGATGAAATCAGGTATTTGGGAACCAAAATTCCGTTGACCAATGGAAACATGACCAATACTGCTGGAAACGAACTATCGGTTTATGGGCAATGGGGTTATTTGAAGGATGATTTTCAAAGTATTTTAAGCATCAGTCAGTTTCAAAATAAATCGGGCTTTTTTGCAGGTGCACACGGAATTCCGTCTGTGAATGATGCCAAACCCGATGGAAACAATCGAAACATCGGCATGCCTTATCAGCAGGTAAATCATACCAAAGTAACCTATCATGCCAAATGGATGAACACACATAGTATCTGGGATTTTAAGTTTGGTTTTCAACGCAATCACCGTCAGGAATACAGCTTGTTTCATTCGCATTATTCCGATCAAGTTCCGCCTGAAATCGACCCTAATTTAGAGTTAGATTTTAAATTGAATACGCTAAATGCCGAATTATCGTACAAAAAAGACTGGTTGTTAGATCATACCACTATTTTAGGGGTTCAAACTCAGTATCAAACCAATGATATTGCAGGTTACAGCTATTTAATGCCAGAATATGACCGATGGAATATAGGCTTTTTTGGCAAACACAATTTGGATTTAGCAACCGATTGGAGATTGGAATTAGGCGCACGATATGATGTTGCCCATGTAAAAGTTGTCGGTTTTTTTGATGAAGTGTTGTTTGATTATTTGTCGCAACGCGGCACACCAGAAGATCAGGCATTACAAAATGCGCAACGCGCTGTACCATTATCTAAAGATTTTTCAAGAGGAAATGTAGCTTTTGGCGTATCGCACCAAATTTCCGAAGATTGGGACGCTACGTTTACTATTGCATCAAATTTTCGATTTCCAACGGCAATGGAATTAAGTTCGAACGGAATTCACCATGGCGCTTTTCGTCACGAACAAGGAAATCCGAATTTAGATGTAGAAAAAGGCTGGGCTTTTGATTTAAGTCAGCATTTCCATAAAAATAACTTTAAAATAAACGCAAGTGCTTATTTATATTATTTCACTAATTATATCTTCTTAAAACCAACGGGCGCGTTTTCAATTTTGCCACACGGCGGTCAATTATACAAATACGACCAATCAAAAGCGATGCTTACCGGTTTAGAAGTTGATGCGCATTACCAGTGGAACAAATTTGGTTTCCAGGCACAGGCGGCATATTTATACAATAAGCAAATTAGTGATTCGGGTGTTGATTATCCTTTGCCGTTTTCAACCCCAATTAATGGACAATTTAATGTACAATACCGTTTAAAAGACGGTAGTTTGTTGCAACAAAATGCGTTTCAAATAGGAACAAAAACAGCGTTGCAGCAAAACAGAATTGCCCAAAACGAAGAAGTAACGCCGGGTTATACCATTGCAAACGCTCAATTTAGTTCAGCACTAAATTTTAAAGGTTTTAAACCACAAATTCGTTTGCAGGTAAACAATGTTTTTAACACGGTTTACTATCATCACAACAGTTTTTACCGCGCTTTGGATATTCCAGAGTTTGGCAGAAACATTCAAATTTTTATAACAATACCTATTTAA
- a CDS encoding uroporphyrinogen-III synthase, with the protein MKVKSILVSQPEPKVENSPYFDLQQKYKVKIDFRPFIHVEGVNAKEVRVQKIDLTNFGSIILTSKNSVDHYFRVAEEMRFKVPETTKYFCQSEAIAYYLQKYVVYRKRKIYVGQKDFGDLSPLIKKFKDDKFLLPASDKLNDDVPQTLNDLGVNWTQGIFFRTAMSDLSDLKDVKYDVLCFFSPTGINSLFKNFPDFVQDNTRIAVFGSTTKKEAEDAGLRVDIMAPTPEAPSMTMAIDQYLAKVNK; encoded by the coding sequence ATGAAAGTGAAATCAATTTTGGTGTCACAGCCAGAACCTAAAGTAGAAAACTCCCCGTATTTCGATTTACAACAGAAATACAAAGTAAAAATTGACTTTAGACCTTTCATTCACGTTGAGGGTGTAAACGCCAAAGAAGTGCGTGTTCAAAAGATAGATTTGACCAATTTTGGCTCTATAATTCTTACGAGCAAAAACTCGGTAGATCACTATTTTAGAGTGGCAGAAGAAATGCGTTTTAAAGTTCCTGAAACCACTAAATATTTTTGCCAATCGGAAGCCATTGCATATTATTTGCAGAAATATGTAGTATATCGCAAACGAAAGATTTATGTGGGACAGAAAGATTTTGGAGATTTATCGCCTCTTATAAAGAAATTTAAAGACGATAAATTTTTATTACCCGCATCAGATAAATTAAACGATGATGTGCCACAAACGCTGAACGATTTAGGCGTAAACTGGACACAAGGAATATTTTTTAGAACCGCAATGAGCGATCTTTCCGATTTAAAAGATGTAAAATACGATGTTTTATGCTTTTTTAGTCCAACGGGAATCAATTCCTTGTTTAAAAACTTTCCCGATTTTGTGCAAGACAACACCCGAATTGCTGTTTTTGGAAGCACTACTAAAAAAGAAGCTGAAGATGCAGGCTTGCGCGTAGATATCATGGCGCCAACCCCCGAAGCACCTTCCATGACCATGGCAATAGATCAATATTTAGCAAAAGTGAACAAATAA
- the mscL gene encoding large conductance mechanosensitive channel protein MscL, giving the protein MGFLKEFKEFAVKGNVMDLAVGVIIGGAFSKIVDSVVKDLVMPLISAVIGSPDFTNMYTVLKDPTGSINEGMALADARAVENAVVFAYGNFITVAINFMLLAFAVFLLVKGINRLKRKEEAAAPEAPKGPTQEELLSDIRDLLRKQQ; this is encoded by the coding sequence ATGGGATTTTTAAAAGAATTTAAAGAATTTGCTGTGAAAGGCAATGTAATGGATTTGGCAGTTGGGGTAATCATTGGCGGTGCATTTAGTAAAATTGTTGATAGTGTTGTAAAAGACCTGGTAATGCCACTAATTTCAGCGGTAATTGGTTCTCCAGACTTCACAAATATGTACACGGTTCTAAAAGATCCAACAGGTAGTATTAATGAAGGGATGGCATTGGCAGATGCTAGAGCCGTTGAGAATGCTGTGGTTTTTGCTTATGGTAATTTTATTACAGTAGCAATTAATTTTATGTTGCTTGCTTTTGCAGTTTTTTTATTGGTTAAAGGAATTAATCGTTTAAAAAGAAAAGAAGAAGCAGCTGCGCCAGAAGCTCCAAAAGGGCCAACACAAGAAGAATTGCTTTCAGATATTCGCGATTTATTAAGAAAACAGCAGTAG
- a CDS encoding DUF4625 domain-containing protein, translated as MKKLVSLSFALVSLIAISSCSDDDAMVDTTKPTVEILAPTDHQEVEPGSVLNIKANLADNVGLASYKIEIHSAEDGHEHKAKQLLATDFEYTSVQEVSGNATSHSVDHNVSIPTDVAEEHYHVGITVIDVNGNQNQQFVEVFIGHDHQH; from the coding sequence ATGAAAAAATTAGTAAGTTTAAGTTTTGCATTAGTAAGTTTAATAGCAATTTCATCATGTTCAGACGATGATGCAATGGTAGATACAACAAAGCCAACAGTTGAAATTTTAGCACCCACAGACCATCAGGAAGTAGAACCGGGTTCGGTTTTAAACATTAAAGCCAATTTGGCAGACAACGTGGGCTTGGCAAGTTATAAAATCGAAATTCACTCGGCAGAAGACGGTCATGAACATAAAGCAAAGCAACTTTTAGCGACCGACTTTGAGTACACCAGCGTGCAAGAAGTATCTGGAAATGCTACAAGCCACAGCGTGGACCACAATGTTTCGATACCAACAGATGTTGCTGAAGAACACTATCATGTAGGCATCACAGTGATTGACGTGAACGGAAATCAAAATCAACAGTTTGTTGAAGTTTTTATAGGTCACGATCATCAGCATTAA
- a CDS encoding polyprenol monophosphomannose synthase, producing the protein MKQNIVVIPTFNEIENIEDILRAVMYLDTPIDVLVVDDNSPDGTSEKVLQIAEEFPNRIYLKKRLKKNGLGTAYVAGFKWALKHQYEYIFEMDADFSHNPADLIKLLTVCQNNADVAIGSRYVKGVNVVNWPLSRVLLSYFASVYVRFITQMNIMDTTAGFICYHRSVLEQINLDKIKFVGYAFQIEMKYRAFSRNFKLVEVPIIFTDRTKGKSKMSGNIIKEAVLGVLQLRFKKLFKTL; encoded by the coding sequence ATGAAGCAAAACATAGTTGTAATACCCACTTTTAACGAAATTGAAAATATCGAGGATATTTTGCGCGCCGTTATGTATTTAGATACACCCATTGACGTTTTGGTGGTTGATGACAACTCACCCGATGGCACATCAGAAAAAGTATTACAAATTGCTGAAGAATTTCCCAATAGAATTTATTTAAAAAAACGCCTTAAAAAAAACGGTTTGGGCACGGCTTATGTGGCTGGTTTTAAATGGGCATTAAAACATCAATACGAATACATTTTTGAAATGGATGCCGATTTTTCGCACAACCCAGCCGATTTGATCAAACTTTTAACGGTTTGCCAAAACAATGCAGATGTTGCCATTGGCTCGCGCTACGTTAAAGGCGTCAATGTGGTAAACTGGCCCTTGAGCCGCGTGTTGCTTTCCTATTTTGCATCGGTTTATGTGCGTTTTATTACCCAAATGAATATTATGGATACCACAGCTGGTTTTATTTGCTATCATCGTTCAGTTTTAGAACAAATCAACCTTGATAAAATAAAATTTGTGGGATATGCTTTTCAAATAGAAATGAAATATCGGGCATTTTCCCGTAACTTTAAGCTGGTAGAAGTGCCTATTATTTTTACCGACCGCACCAAAGGGAAGTCAAAAATGTCTGGAAACATTATAAAAGAAGCCGTTTTGGGTGTGTTGCAATTACGATTTAAAAAACTATTTAAAACTTTATAA
- a CDS encoding DUF4476 domain-containing protein — protein MKKIITLCLLALSSLTFAQEAGKKGELLKNEASSSEMRTQRNSNAARSISSNQTNNRALIRNNNPRYTWNQNNGYAEVFLRIPEFGYYTVEIDDQVMSSSSGKYRFFDLRSGRMMLSIYQDRYLVYRTSLNIRNNTRMVLDYFSNHGLYLLDSYRVQGQMYGFNEWDDVWNNPYNNISGFNNYPNTSRGVMDNRSFESFVQYLKKSASFDDNKLAYIQQQVGVTWFTSQQIAVLLDTFSFDTNRLKAGKLLFDYCADKQNFYTVYDSFDFNSNRQELMNYISNRR, from the coding sequence ATGAAAAAAATAATTACTCTTTGTTTACTTGCCCTAAGCAGCCTTACTTTTGCACAAGAAGCCGGAAAAAAAGGCGAACTTTTAAAAAACGAAGCTTCTAGTTCTGAAATGAGAACCCAACGAAATAGCAACGCCGCACGAAGCATTTCATCGAACCAAACAAATAATCGAGCATTGATTCGAAACAACAATCCGCGATACACTTGGAATCAAAACAATGGTTATGCCGAAGTGTTCCTACGAATTCCTGAATTTGGTTATTACACTGTTGAGATCGATGATCAGGTAATGAGTTCTTCTTCGGGCAAATACCGTTTTTTTGATTTACGTTCGGGCAGAATGATGCTTTCTATTTATCAAGACCGCTATTTAGTTTACCGCACTTCCTTAAACATTCGAAACAACACCCGTATGGTTTTAGACTATTTTAGCAACCATGGTTTGTATTTGTTAGATTCGTACCGAGTGCAAGGACAGATGTATGGTTTTAACGAATGGGATGATGTTTGGAACAACCCGTACAACAATATCTCTGGTTTCAACAATTACCCGAATACATCGCGCGGAGTTATGGACAACCGTTCGTTTGAAAGTTTTGTGCAGTATTTAAAAAAATCGGCTAGTTTCGATGACAATAAATTGGCTTATATACAGCAACAAGTAGGTGTAACTTGGTTTACATCGCAGCAAATAGCTGTTTTATTAGATACTTTTTCGTTTGATACCAACCGCTTAAAAGCCGGCAAACTATTGTTTGATTATTGCGCCGACAAACAAAATTTTTATACCGTTTACGATAGTTTTGATTTTAACAGCAACCGCCAAGAATTAATGAACTACATTTCGAACAGAAGATAA
- a CDS encoding bifunctional UDP-N-acetylmuramoyl-tripeptide:D-alanyl-D-alanine ligase/alanine racemase, giving the protein MKIETTVLANVLQVVDTVATDEISVLDISVDSRSLRNTAHTLFFALKGNNHNAHDYLNDLYQNGVRYFVVSQNISLPADAVIFKVKNTLRALQNFVAFYRKNYHFPVIGITGSNGKTIVKEWLNQLLLPFYNIIKSPKSYNSQVGVPLSVIAINDEHNLGIFEAGISQPNEMEFLEAVIQPTIGILTNIGPAHNEGFSSKEEKLQEKVKLFKNADVLISEQTHLIAANKPQNPKWFTWSFIKEADVFFERNDTVLKVQFEKETFQVNLPFTDLASVENIATCITVLLFLKVDKTYIIQAIPKLQTVQMRLQVKKGINDCLLIDDSYSSDYQSLKIALDFLEQQKMYQQKTVILSDIFQSGFTPEVLYQKVGQLLTQNHVTRVIGIGNQIGSHLKNISQFQSYPNTETFLNDFNLKAFRNETVLIKGARSFQFEKIVSELEEKTHETVLEINLDAISHNLNFYKSKLQPTTKIMVMVKAFGYGNGSYEIAKLLAHHQVSYLGVAFADEGVELRKAGIKLPIIVMNPENSAFSTMIAYNLEPEIYNLHELKAFLQIAENFNLFQYPVHLKLNTGMNRLGFTQKDFSALIELLQNTNLVQVASIFSHLATSDMPEEKQFTLQQIERFQIESAYLKEELQIHPILHILNTSGIYHFGAYQMDMVRLGIGLYGVGNDAEEDAQLQNVATLKTVILQINEVDVNETVGYGRRFIANRKSKIATIPIGYADGIRRSYGNGNGFVLINHQKAPIAGTICMDMLMVDVTDINANQGDEVVVFGNDLRITELAKIWNTIPYEVMTSISHRVKRIFYKE; this is encoded by the coding sequence ATGAAAATTGAAACAACCGTTTTAGCGAATGTTTTACAAGTGGTGGATACAGTTGCAACTGATGAAATCTCGGTTTTAGATATTTCGGTAGATTCGCGTTCGTTGCGAAACACTGCTCACACGCTTTTCTTTGCCCTGAAAGGAAACAATCACAATGCCCACGATTATTTAAACGACTTGTACCAAAACGGAGTGCGGTATTTTGTGGTTTCGCAAAATATTTCGTTGCCTGCCGATGCCGTTATCTTTAAAGTAAAAAACACCTTACGGGCTTTGCAAAACTTTGTGGCTTTTTACAGAAAAAACTATCATTTCCCCGTGATAGGCATTACTGGAAGCAACGGAAAAACCATCGTAAAAGAATGGTTAAACCAGTTGCTGTTGCCTTTTTACAATATCATTAAAAGTCCTAAAAGCTACAATTCGCAAGTAGGAGTGCCGCTTTCGGTGATTGCGATTAATGACGAGCACAATTTAGGTATTTTTGAAGCAGGCATTTCACAACCCAACGAAATGGAATTTCTCGAAGCTGTAATTCAGCCTACAATTGGTATTTTAACCAATATTGGTCCGGCACACAATGAAGGCTTTTCATCGAAAGAAGAAAAATTACAAGAAAAAGTAAAGCTTTTTAAAAATGCCGATGTTTTAATTAGTGAACAAACCCATTTAATTGCTGCCAACAAACCACAAAACCCAAAATGGTTTACATGGAGCTTTATCAAAGAAGCCGATGTTTTTTTTGAAAGGAATGATACCGTGCTTAAGGTTCAATTTGAAAAGGAGACATTTCAGGTGAATTTGCCGTTTACCGATTTAGCTTCGGTTGAAAATATTGCCACTTGTATAACCGTTTTGTTGTTTTTAAAGGTTGATAAAACGTATATCATTCAAGCAATTCCAAAGTTGCAAACCGTGCAAATGCGTCTTCAGGTTAAAAAAGGAATAAACGATTGTTTGTTGATAGATGATAGTTACAGCAGCGATTATCAATCACTAAAAATTGCACTCGATTTTTTGGAACAACAAAAAATGTATCAGCAAAAAACAGTGATTTTGTCGGATATTTTTCAAAGCGGATTTACCCCCGAAGTGTTGTATCAAAAAGTAGGGCAGTTGCTTACCCAAAATCATGTGACACGCGTAATTGGCATTGGAAACCAGATTGGATCACACCTGAAAAATATTTCTCAATTCCAAAGTTATCCCAATACCGAAACGTTTTTGAATGATTTCAATTTAAAAGCATTTAGGAATGAAACTGTGTTGATTAAAGGCGCTCGAAGTTTCCAGTTCGAAAAAATTGTTTCAGAATTAGAAGAGAAAACCCATGAAACGGTTCTCGAAATCAATTTAGATGCCATTAGTCACAATCTTAATTTTTATAAATCAAAACTGCAACCAACCACCAAAATAATGGTTATGGTTAAAGCTTTTGGATACGGAAACGGCAGCTATGAAATCGCAAAACTGCTGGCACATCATCAAGTTTCGTATTTGGGTGTAGCCTTTGCCGATGAAGGCGTAGAGTTGCGAAAAGCCGGTATTAAATTGCCAATTATTGTGATGAATCCCGAAAATTCGGCTTTTTCTACTATGATTGCTTATAATTTGGAACCCGAAATTTATAATTTGCACGAATTGAAAGCTTTTCTTCAAATTGCAGAAAATTTCAATCTGTTTCAATATCCGGTGCATTTAAAATTAAACACCGGCATGAATCGTTTGGGATTCACTCAGAAAGATTTTTCAGCATTAATAGAATTACTTCAAAACACCAATCTAGTACAGGTTGCCAGCATATTTTCGCACTTGGCAACCAGCGATATGCCAGAAGAAAAACAGTTCACTTTGCAGCAAATCGAACGTTTTCAAATAGAATCGGCTTATCTTAAAGAAGAATTACAAATTCATCCGATTTTACACATTTTAAACACATCGGGCATTTATCATTTTGGTGCTTACCAAATGGATATGGTGCGTTTGGGTATTGGCTTGTATGGTGTGGGAAACGATGCGGAAGAAGACGCACAGCTGCAAAATGTAGCTACATTAAAAACCGTTATTTTGCAGATAAATGAAGTGGATGTAAATGAAACGGTTGGGTATGGCCGACGCTTCATTGCAAACAGAAAAAGCAAAATAGCGACCATTCCAATAGGATATGCCGATGGAATCAGAAGAAGCTATGGAAACGGAAACGGTTTTGTACTGATAAATCACCAAAAAGCACCTATTGCAGGCACTATTTGTATGGATATGTTAATGGTTGATGTTACCGATATAAATGCAAACCAAGGCGATGAGGTGGTTGTTTTTGGAAATGATTTACGAATTACTGAATTAGCAAAAATTTGGAATACAATTCCTTACGAAGTAATGACCTCTATTTCGCATCGAGTAAAGCGAATTTTTTATAAAGAGTAA